GACTTCCGTAATGAAAAATTGGGGTACAAGATCAGAGAGGCGCAGGTACAGAAAATTCCCTATATGCTCGTTATCGGTAACCGGGAGGTAGAAGGGGCAAAAGTTTCCCCCCGCCAGAGGGATGGCAAGAATCTGGGCAGCTTAAGCATCGGCGAGTTTATCGCGCTGGTAACCGAAAAGTGTCGTCAATATGAGTAGTGGCGATTCATAAATCGCCCTTACATTCAGGAGGTGATGTATAGCTAAGGATTTAAGAATCAATCGTGATATCAAGGCAGTTACGGTCAGAGTCATTGATGAAGGCGACCAGTTCATTCTGAGCATAGCGGATGCATTGGCCATGGCAGCAAAAGTCGGGCTTGATCTGGTCGAGGTAGCTCCCAATTCTGCCCCGCCTGTGTGCCGGGTCATGGATTACGGGAAGTACAGATATCAGCAAAGTAAAAAACTTCAGGATGCCAGGAAAAGCCAGACGACGATCCAGGTTAAAGAGATCAGGATCAGACCGAAGACCGAGGAACACGATTTAGAGGTAAAGATAAAACATATTAAAAAATTCCTCAGCCAGGGTGATAAAGTAAAGATAACGATGATGTTTAGAGGTCGTGAAATCGCTTACACCGATATTGGCAGAAGGATGATGGAGGAGATAAAGACAGCCCTGGATGGTTTCTGCGCGATAGATCAACAACCACGGCTGGAGGGTAGAAATATGATTATGATCGTCGCGCCGAAGAAATGAATCACAGATGGACAAAAATTATAACGAGGTGAGATAATGCCGAAAATAAAGACACATCGAGGGGCCGCCAAGCGTTTTTCCCTGACCGGAACAGGCAAGGTAAAGCGCAATAAGGCCTTTGCCAGCCACATCCTCACAACGAAGACTACCAAACGGAAGAGGAATTTGAGAAAATCTGCCGTTATGGATAAGGCCAACGCGAAGGCGATTAAAAAAATACTGCCTTATCTTTAATAACAAATATTTTTTAGTGCCGGAATGCAGTTAGAAGGAGATATGTAAAATGCCGAGAGTTAAAAGAAGCATTACTGCCAAGAAGAAAAGAAGAAAGATATTTAAGATGGCCAAGGGTTTTTTTGGCGCCCGCAGTCGTTTATTGAGAACGGCTACGGAAGCCGTTGACCGGGCCATGAAATACGCCTATCGTGACAGAAGGGTGCGCAAGCGGGAGTTCCGCAAACTGTGGATTGCGAGGATTAATGCTGCTGCCCGTGGTTACGATATTTCCTACAGCCGTTTGATAGACGGGATGAACAAGGCTTGCGTGGCCCTCGACCGTAAAATTCTGGCGGATTTAGCTGTCCACGATCCGCAAGGATTTGCCGCTGTCGTCAACATTGCCAAGGGTGAGTTGGCAGCATGACGAAGGCGCTTTCTGATCTTCAACGAGCGGCGGAAACAGAACTGTCGGCAGCCGACACGGAAGAAGATCTACAGGCTATTCGGATAAGGTACCTGGGCAGGAAGGGGCTTTTAACAACAATGCTGCGCGACATCAGCAGTGTTGACCCCAAGGAACGCCCTTTCTTTGGTAAGCGCTGTAATGAGATTAAAGATTTACTTACCGCCGCGATAGATTCGGCCCTGCAGGAAAAGACGCGTTTAGCAAAAGCGAAACTGCTCCTGCAGGAAGGAATTGATATTACGCTGCCGGGTCGTGGTGTCAGACCGGGAAGACTCCATCCCATAACTCAGGTTCTTAACGAGGCCTGCGCTTTCTTTACCGGGTTCGGGTTTTCTATAGAAGAAGGGCCGGAAATTGAGCTGGATTACTATAATTTCGAGGCGCTGAATATCCCTCGGAATCATCCCGCCCGGGACATGCAGGATACCTTCTATGTTGAGGAAAATATTGTCCTGCGCACCCATACCTCACCCGTGCAGGTAAGGACTATGGAAAAAAGAAGGCCCCCCCTGCGCATACTTTCGCCCGGACGGGTCTACCGCCGTGATTCCGATATTTCCCATACCCCCATGTTTCATCAGATAGAGGGTTTGCTGGTTGACAAAGGCATTACCTTCAGCGACCTGAAGGGGCTTCTTACGGCCTTTTTGAAAGATATGTTCGGGGGGGACACGGAGCTGCGATTCCGGCCCAGTTTTTTCCCCTTCACCGAACCTAGCGCGGAGGTGGACATCCGGTGCGTCATGTGCGGCGGTACGGGTTGTCGCGTTTGCGGTCAAGGCGGCTGGCTGGAAATTCTGGGGTCGGGCATGGTTGACCCGGCAGTTTTCCAGAATGTGGGTTACGATAGCGAGGAATTTTCCGGTTTTGCCTTTGGGCTGGGATTGGAACGAATCGCTATGCTGAAGTACGGTATCTCGGATATCAGAATGTTTTTTGAGAATGATAAAAGATTTTTAGAGCAATTTTAAATTATGCAAGTAAGTCTCAGATGGCTCAAAGATTACGTTGATATTGATATAGCGCCGGAGACTCTGGCCCAGAAGCTGACCATGGCCGGGCTGGAGGTGGAGGCCGTCGAAAGGAGGCAGCCCGCCTTTAGTGGCGTGGTGGTGGCAAAAATTCTTGCCAAAAAACAGCATCCAAATGCGGATAAACTGTCTCTGTGCGATGTTACCGATGGTGAGAATGTTTATTCCGTCGTTTGCGGGGCGCCGAATATCCTGTCAGGCGATATTGTCCCTTTGGCCAAGACAGGCGCCCTGCTTCAGGGCGGGGCAACTATCAAGGAAACCAGGATCAGGGGCGAGCTTTCTGTCGGCATGCTCTGTTCGGAAGTGGAACTGGGTATTAGCAGCGAATCCTCTGGAGTTATGATACTGTGGCGTCCGTCCGGTGATGGAAGTCTGGACGGATGTAGTTTTGCCACATCCGAAGTGGATAAGAAGCCTTTGACCCTGGGCGAGGAATTAAGCAGCGCACTGGATTTGCAGGATATAATATTAAACGTCGGCATCACGCCCAATCGTCCCGATTGTCTCTCCGTTATAGGGATAGCACGGGAGATCGCGGCTCTGACGGGTAAAAAACTGAAACTGCCCGAAACTGCCCTGGCGGAGAATGGAGAGAAAGTAGAGCAGTTGACGTCAGTTACGGTTGATGATCCGGATCTTTGCCCGCGTTATTCCGCCCGTATCGTCAAGAACATCGAGATTAAGCCTTCCCCTCTCTGGATGCGGCTCAGGCTGGAAGGGTCAGGCATGCGGGCGATCAGCAATATAGTTGATGTCACCAATTTTGTGATGCTGGAGATGGGCCAGCCTCTCCATGCCTTCGACTATCGTTATCTGACGGAGGGGCGTATCGTAGTAAGAAGATCCAGGGCCGGGGAGATATTCACCACATTGGACGGCAAAGAGCGGGAGCTCAAACCCGACATGCTGCTTATCTGTGATGGTGTAAAGCCGGTGGCCATCGGCGGCGTCATGGGCGGCATTAATTCCGAAGTTAATGATGATACGGAAACCGTCCTTCTGGAGAGCGCTTATTTTGATCCCGCCTCCATACGCACGTCGGCCAAATGGCTGGGCATGAGTACCGATGCCGCCTTCCGGTTCGAAAGGGGCATTGATCCGGAAGGAGTGATCAAGGCGCAAAACCGCGCTGCCCGTCTGATGGCCAAACTATCCTCCGGGACGATCTGCCGGGGCATTATTGATTGTTACCCGAGTCAGGTCAAGACAGCAGCAAACATTCCTCTGCGAGTCAGGCGGGTCGGCGAAATCGTCGGCGCCGAGATCAAGGCCGATGAAATTGTTACAGCCCTGGAAAGCTTGGAGATGAAGGTTCGTAAAGACGATCAGGCCGAAAACGCCTACCTGGTCACACCTCCCACTTTCCGCAGGGACATTGAACGGGAAATAGATTTGATTGAGGAGATCGTCCGGATCCGTGGATACGAATCCATCCCGGCGACCTTGCCGTTAGTTACTCTTGAACCGGTCCGGCGGGGGAAAAGAAAAATCGTTGAGGACATGATCCAGGGGAATTTAACGGGCAATGGCTATTCAGAAGTCATTACCTATAGTTTTGTTTCACCGCAATGGATTCGCCGTCTGGGTATTGAGGAAGGTGATGATCGGTCACGTCTGGTACACATTAAGAACCCGCTTACCGAAGATCAATCAGTTATGCGCACCACCCTGCTTTGCGGTCTCCTGGAAACCATGAAAAGAAACGTACGTCTGAGCTCATGTGATCTGAAGATATTTGAGACAGGGAAGGTTTTTATCGCCCAGGGGAAAGACGAGCTTCCCCGCGAAAGGAACCACTTGGGTTGTCTGCTGACGGGGATACAGGACGAAGACTCCTGGCAGTCAAAAAAAGTTGCCGATTATTACGACCTGAAGGGATGCGCGGAAAGCATCCTGGCCGCTCTCAGAATCGGAGCTGTTAAATTCAGCTCTGGTACCAAGGAGCCATTTCTCCACCCGGGAAAGTCCAGCGGGATTATGGTTGGGTCAAGATATGCCGGTTTTCTGGGCGAACTGCATGGCGATGTTCTGGAGGCTTTCGATCTTAATAATACCGCTTTCGTCATGGAAGTTGATCTGGACGTAATCACAGACGTGTTTTCCAGTCAAATTTCCTTCCGGGAAGTTTCCCGTTTTCCTGCCATTAACAGGGATGTGGCTCTGTTGGTTACCAAGCAGATCGAAGCGGATAGAGTGCTGTCCTTGGTTCGCGAGGGAAGTGAAGAATTGCTTGAAAAAGTGTGCATTTTTGATGTATATGAAGGGAAGGGGGTTTCAGAAGGTCTGCGGAGTTTAGGGTTGAGGTTCACCTATCGTTCCCCTGAAAAGACGTTGACGGATGATGAAATTACCGGCATACACAGCAGAATTGTAGAAAGAGTTATCTCGGCAACAGGGGCCTGTATCAGGGGATAGTTGAACTAATAAAAAGAGTAATTTTTAACTTACAAAAGGGGAGGAACGGTAATGACTAAAATTGATATCATTAAGAATGTGAACGAAAAATTGGGGTTTTCCAAAAAGGATTCGACGGCCATTGTCGAGTCGGTATTTGAAATCATCAAGGATAGCCTGGCACAGGGTGAGAAGATAAAAATTTCTGGCTTTGGTAATTTTGTGGTGAAGCAAAAGAATTCTCGTCGCGGCAGGAATCCCCAGACGGGAGAGGAGATAGAAATATCTTCCCGCCGAGTGCTGAATTTCAAGGCCAGCCAGGTGCTCCGCAAAGCGCTGAATTAGAAGTAAGCTAGCAATTATTCTTTAGCAGTATGGTTGATTTAATTCCCGAGAAGTCGTATTTTCGCATTGGCGAGGTAAGCAAGCTACTCGGTGTGGCTCCTTATGTAATAAGGTACTGGGAATCGGAATTCAAATCAATCAGACCCATGAGGGCCAAGTCCGATCAGCGGCTCTACAGGAAAAAAGACGTAGAGGAGCTGATGGCCATCAAGGAGCTCCTCTATAGCGAAAAATTTACGATCAGCGGCGCGAAAAAGCGTTTGACGGAAATTAAGGAACAAGTTGAGGCCGCAGGCAGTGAGCAAAGACTGCTGACGGCGATTAAAGAAGGTCTCCAGGAACTCAGAAAAATCGTGAGTTAGATCGTGTAGCCGGTTAAAATAGATTTTAACCGGCTTTTTCTCAGCTTTGCGTGTTCTGTTTTAATGTTTGTTGGCCCGCTTCGATGCCTTAAGCGGATTGATTTTCTGAGTGCTCTCTATGATTGCGCTTTTGGTGTGCGTAGCCGTCGGGCATTTTCCGGTCGTCCATTTGCTGGCCGGGTTGGGGTAAACCAGGCAGTACTTGCCGGTGGGAACAGCCAATACCTTGCTACAATCACCGCACAACTCCAAAATAGTATGACAGCTTCCGCCATTGAATCCACAACCTTTCTTGGTCATGAAGCTGCAGTCCTTTCCTTCTTTGATGGTTTGACAAATCATGGTAAATCAACTCCTTCAGTTTATTATTATTTTTGGCCCCGATGATACGAAGACGTCAAAACGGAGCGCTGACTAACAAATATCAGGGCGCCTGTCAAGGGAAAATATTCGCCGCCAGTTATATTTCCCAATGACTGTTTTTAGCCCGTTTCAGACCCTGATTTTTGACTTCCCGGGATAATTATGTTAATGAACTCGCCAACGCAGCAAAGAGGCGGTAATCCGCAGTAATCTAAAGGTGATAGTGAGTATTGTGCAGGTTTCTAATCAACCATCGGGCGATGGAATTCATCCACCAGAGAAAATATCCTTATTTTGCCAGGCCCGTGGAAGCGCCGGCGTGGCGCGCAAAATTTTTTTAAGCTCCCTTTTTATCCAGTCTTCGTTTAATTATCGCGGCATGCAGAATTTGGGGTTTGCCTTTTCCCTGCTGCCTCTGGCGAGGCGGCTGGCGGGCGATGAAGAACGTCTGGCCGCCCTCTTAACGAGGCATTTGCAGTTGTTTAATACCCATCCTTATTTATCCGCGCCCATTATTGGTTCCGTTGCCCGTATGGAAGAGGACAATATGGAAGCGGACAAGACCGGTGCGGCGGCAGTAAATTTAAAAAATGCACTTATGGGGCCTTATGCGGCCTTAGGGGATTCCTTTTTCTGGGGCGCCTTGAAACCATTGGCTGCTGTATTTGGCGTTCTGCTCGCTTTGCAGGAATATCTTCTGGCGCCTTTGGCTTTGCTTCTCATATATAATCCCGGCCATCTCTGGGTGAGAGTTCGGGGATTTATAGAAGGGTATCGTCGCGGTAAAGAAGGGATAGATTTTATCAGGTATCTGGAACTTCCCTGGCTTACGGGGCGGATAAGGTGGCTTTCTTTATCGGGACTTTCGGCAATAGCTGCCCTGATCAGCCACTCTATCCACACCCCCTCGCTGGGGCGCCCGCTTGAGTTTCTTGCGCCGGTTGCTATTTTGTCCTTGATTATTCTTTGTTATTGGGGGATTAGGAACGGGATATCCCAGGTAAAGATAATCTACGGGATGTTTATTATCAGTTTCATGTTATCCTATTGATATGGTAGAAATAAAAACATTTGAGATAATAAATAAATTTGGACTGCATGCCCGTCCGGCTGCCAAATTAGTAAGTATATCCACTCAATATAAAGCCAGGATTTTTTTTGAGAGGGATGGTCAGCAGATTAACGGCAAAAGCATGCTTAGTGTTTTGACCATGGCCTGCCCCCAGGGCAGCAGGATTACGATCCGGGCCGAAGGAAGGGATGCCCGGGAAGCCGTCATGGCTTTGGGGAAAGTGATTGAGGATAAATTCGGAGAAGATTGATGGAATCTCGTGATGCCAAGCGGACGATGGTGATTAAAGGGGTTGGTGTATCGCCCGGAATTGTGATCGGCAAGGCTTATCTTTTCGATCGTTTCGATACGCAGGTGCCCTTGTATCATTTGAGAAACAAGGCACTTGTCTCTCAGGAGATAAGGCGATTCAAGGCCGCTCTCAAGGAAACAGAAATACAGCTCCAGGAATTGAAAAATAAGCTTAGTGATCTGGGCGGCATGGAGCCGCTGTATATCATTGATGTTCACATCATGATCATGAAAGACCGCCGGTTTATCGAAACGACGGTGGCAAACATTCGCGAGCAGTCCGTCAATGCTGAATGGGCGCTCCGCATTACGATAGATAAGTATCGGGAAATATTTGATAAAATGGAAGAAGATTATCTGCGGGGGCGGATCAGCGATATTCAGTTCGTTGGCCAGGGGATCCTGAGAAATCTGGCGGGGGAAAAGCGGGAAACTGCTAAGGACATTGGCGAAGCGGTGATTCTGGTGGCCAAAGAGCTTTCTCCGGCCGACACTGCGCAAATCAAGATTGATAAATTTCTCGGTTTTGCCACCGACTTTGGGGGGAGAACTTCCCACACGGCGATTGTCGCCCAGTCAATGGGCATTCCCGCCGTTGTTGGTCTGGAGAAGATAACCCGGGAAGTAAAGACCAACGATGATCTCATTATTGACGGTTCGTCCGGGGTGGTGATTGTGAACCCTGATCCGGAAATATTAAAGAGATATGAAGGCAAGAAAAAACATTATGCCGATGTGAAGGCGATTTCCATCAGTGACGCCGGCTTGCCTGCTGTCACCCGGGATAACTGCCGGGTAGATATCGGGGGTAATATTGAGTTTACCGAAGAAATGCCCTCCGCCCTGGAGCACGGAGCGGAAAACATCGGTCTTTACAGGACTGAATTCATTTATATAAATCGAGAGCGATTGCCCACCGAGGAGGAGCATTTTACCCACTACCGATCTATTGTCGGCGTGCCCGGCTTGGCATGGACAACCATCCGTACATTCGACTTGGGAGGGGAGAAATTTTTTTCCGATCCCAAGCTGGGCAGAGAAATGAATCCTCAAATGGGGCTCCGGGCCATCCGCTTCTGCCTGAAAGAAATCGAATTGTTTAAAGTGCAACTGAGGGCCATAGCCCGGGCCAGTTATTACGGGAAGACGAGGTTGCTCTTCCCGATGATTTCCGGTGTGGAAGAGATTCGTCAGGCGAAGCAGACCTTTCAGGAAGTGTGTGACCAACTTGACGCGGCAGGTGTCCCCGTTGGTAAGGACATAGAAATCGGAGTCATGATAGAGGTGCCGGCGGCGGTTGTTATTGCCGACGAACTGGCGAAGGAAGTTGATTTTTTTAGTATTGGAACAAATGATTTGATCCAGTATGCCCTGGCGATTGACCGCGTCAATGAGCGTGTTGCCTATCTTTATGAGCCCCTTCATCCGGCAGTTTTGCGGCTTGTGTCGCAGGTTGTGAAAACTGGTCACGAGGCGGGAATCAAGGTGGCAATGTGTGGTGAGATGGCCGGTGAGCCGTCCTATGCCATGATACTGCTGGGCCTCGAACTGGATGAATTGAGTATGACCCCATCCGCTATCCCGCGGATGAAAAAGATCATCAGGGGGTCGTCTCGTCAAGAATCAAAGCAGTTGCTGGACAAGGTTATGACTTTTTCTCTGGCTGCCGAGATTCGGGAGTATGTGGAAAGATACATGCGCGAGCGATTCCCCGAAGAATTCTTAGAAAATAATGGTAATTCTTGACCCCGATAAACGGGATAAGTTCCTTAAAGAGCATGCTTTCTGTCGAAAGCATGCTCTAACTCACTAAGGGGTTTATTTTACTTGAAGTCCAGAAAAGAAATGATGGAAATGGTTCTGGCGGCCCCCGGGTTGCAGCGAACGATAGCAAGATTAGCCGGAGTTGGAGATGGAGATGAGCAAACCTGCCGGGAAAGGGCCCGAAAATGTTTTCTGGAAATTGCCTCCGACTACAGTGAGCGATGGCTCGGCATCTGGGAGAGGACTTTAAGCCGTCTGTGGCGTAACATATACGATGATTTCATCATAGATCAAGACGGTATAGCCAATATCCGGGAAATCACCCGCCGGATGCCCTGTGTAATCCTTCCCTGTCACAGAAGTCACGTAGATTATCTCATTCTATCCTACATCTTTTACCAGCATCAAATCCCCTTGCCCCATGTTGCCGCCGGCGACAACATGAATTTCTGGCCTTTAGGATACGTCTTCCGACAATCAGGCGCCTTTTTCTTGCGTCGCCGCTTCCAGGGCGATGATCTTTATGCGGATGTCTTTGCGACTTATGTGGAGACCCTGTTGAGAGAAGGCGTGCCGATAGAGTTTTTCCTGGAAGGGGGGAGAAGCCGCACGGGAAAAATGGTGATGCCCAAGTATGGCATGATTTCCATGATCCTGCGCGCCTATCAGGATAATGTCAGTGACGATATCGCCTTGCTTCCCGTTTATCTCGGTTATGATCGCATCATCGAGGAACATTCCTATCTTGCGGAGTTGAGCGGGGCGGCGAAAAAAAGTGAATCGGCGCTGGATGTAATAAAGCATACGAGAATAATGATGCATCGTTACGGTCGCGTCTATGTGAATTTTGGCGCCCCCATCTCTTTGAAGTCTTACTTTGCCGCGCAGACGAAAAATTTTGCCGAATTGACCGCGGCTGAGCAGCAGGCCACTTACCGAGATGTCGGTTACCGGGTGGTTGCCGAGATCAACAGGATTGCCACGGTGACACCGGTTGCTATTGTGGCGTCTGCTCTCCTCTGCCATGGAGGCCGAGAGACGAAAGGCAGTGTGCTGGCGGAGACATTCAGCGCCTTCCATGATTACTTAAAGTACAGAAGGGTTAATATGGCCCCCTCGCTGGTCATGAAGGACAATGCCCTGGCTGCTGCCATACAAACCTTTATTGAGTGGGCCTGTCTGGTCCGTAAGGAAAATCCGGATGAAAGAAATGGGGCGGCGGATTCATATCTGCTCCCCGATGACAAGCGTTTACGCATGGAATATTATAAAAATAACATTATCCACCATTTTATTTCCCTAAGCTTCCTGGCCACAGCAATTCTCGCCTGTCCGGAAGCAGTAATATCCTTCCGACTCGTCAGAGATGACTACATTTTTTTAAAAAGAATTTTTTCGCTGGAGTTCATGATGGGGGACGATCATGACGGTGAATTAGAGGAATCTCTCGCTTACCTGCGTTGCTGCGGTATGTTGCAAATGGACGAGGGAAAGGATGACTGGGAATTGGGGGAGGGCGCCCGGGAACGGCTTTCAATATTTTCCGGACTTGTGGGAAGCTATCTGGAATCTTACCGGGTGGTAATTAAGGTCTGTTCGCAGTTTCATCATGAACTGGAAATAGAGAAAGACCAGCTCAGTTACATGCGGGAATGGGCGGAAAAAATGTACGCTCGGGGCGAGATAGTCCGGGCCGAGTCCATGTCCGGGGTGACTTATGCAAATGCCTTGAAATTCCTGCGGGTGGAAGCGATTATAAGCCCGGCCAGTTCACGTGCGGAAGAACAAGCTGAAGGCATCGGCGCGGTAATAGACAAAGAAGGCTTGGCAACTCTCCAGAGTCACTTGGCCAGATTCTCATAAATTAAATCAGGCGGGAGCAAGGGGCATGGCGAGCCACGCCCCTCACCTGTTACTTATTTCATTGAGATCGAGTAGAATGCCGCTTTCCCGCGATAAACGGCCATTTCGCCCAGCTCCTCTTCGATCCTCAGGAGCTGATTGTATTTTGCCAGACGTTCGCTCCGGGATACGGAACCGCTTTTTATCTGTCCGCAGTTGGCCGCTACCGCCACGTCGGCCATGGAGGTATCTTCCGTTTCTCCGGAACGGTGAGAGACAACGGTGGTGTACCCCGCTTCTTTAGCGCGCTGGATCGTTTCCAAGGTCTCCGTCAGGGTGCCGATCTGATTGAGTTTGATGAGAATAGAATTGGCCACCCCTGATTTGATGCCCTTCTCCAGTCTGGTCCGGTTGGTAACGAACAGGTCATCGCCGACGATCTGGACCTTGCCGCCCAATTTCTCCGTCAGCAGTTTCCAACCGTCCCAGTCATCTTCGGCCAGTCCGTCTTCTATGGAAATAATGGGATATTTTTTCACGAGCCCCTGATAAAAGCTGACCATCTCTTCGGCTGTTTTATTAGGTTTTTTTTCTGCGGCCATGACATATTTGCCGTCCACATAGAAAGAGCTGGCCGCCGAGTCCAGAGCGATGAAAATATCCTGGCCGGGCCGGTATTTGGCTTTTTCAATGGCCTGCATGATCACGGAGAGGGCCTCTTCATTTGACTTTAGATTGGGAGCAAATCCGCCTTCATCGCCTACCGACGTATTGCACCCCTTGCCTTTGAGCACCGCTTTCAAATTATGAAAAACCTCGGCGCACATCCTCAAACCTTCCCGGAAGCTGGGAGCGCCTACCGGCATCACCATAAATTCCTGAATATCCACGTTGTTATCGGCATGAGCGCCGCCGTTCAAGATATTCATCATGGGCACAGGAATATCTGTGGCCATGATGCCGCCGATATAACGGTAAAGCGGCATTTCCATGACCGTTGCCGCCGCCCTGGCACAGGCCAGGGATACGCCGAGGATGGCATTGGCGCCGAGAGAGCCCTTGTTTTCGGTGCCGTCCAGGTTAATCATGGCATAATCAATTTCCTTCTGGCGAAGGCAATCCATGCCGATAATCTCTGGCCCGATCTTTTCCTTAACATTGTTTACCGCCTTTTCCACACCTTTACCCAGGAAGCGACTCTTATTTCCGTCCCTCAGCTCCAGCATTTCATGTTCTCCCGTCGAGGCGCCGGAGGGGACAGCAGCCCGCCCGGTTACCCCGGAGGTCAGCGTCACCTCAGCCTCGACAGTGGGATTTCCTCTTGAATCCAATATTTCTCTGGCCGTTACATTGATGATTTCCGTCATATTTCCTCCTATTTGTTGGGGTTAGCAATACCTAGTTGCGGAATTCCGTCCTGCATGGGCGGGACAATTTGTGAGAATTGTGTAGAGAACTAAAACATTACTTGATAATTTTCAAGGCAATTATGAAGTCGTAAGGGTCTAAATGAGCTTGATATGATTGTCAAGGTCAGGTAATATCCGGGAATGGCAAGCGGGTAACTAATTTTTGAAGGGGAGAAAAGGAACAGATTGGGTAAAGAGGATGTGGCTCAGAAGATCATCTGCCAGAATAAATTAGCGAGATTGAATTATTTTATTGACGATACCTATGAAGCAGGGATCGTGCTGGTTGGTACGGAATTGAAGGCGCTACGCGCGGGGAAAGCGAATGTAAAAGACAGCTATGCCCTCGTGCAGCGCGGGGAAGTCTTTCTCTATGATCTGCATATCGGCCCCTATTCGCACGGTAACCGTGCCAATCATGAGCCTTTGCGGGTGAGAAAATTGCTGTTGCATAAAAGGGAGATAAAACGTCTGTATGGCAAGTCGCAGGAAAGGGGCATGTCGCTTTTTCCACTAAAACTATACTTCAAGAACGGCAAGGTCAAGGTAGAGATCGGCGTTGGCAAGGGTAAAAAGCTTTACGATAAAAGGGAGGATATGAAGAAGAAAGACGACATGAGGGATGTGGAAAGAGGACTCCGGTCAAGGCATCGTGAGGGATAGACTGAGGTAATTTTAATAAAAAGGAAGATTGCGATATATATGAAAATGACGGAAATCATACACAGTTATTCCGACACGGGTTTCCACAGAACCATCGGCGAGATGATAAAGAGGCACTCCGAGAACAAGGATGACATACGGTCAATAGTGGTTAAAATGATCGCTTGGGACGGGATAAAAGACGTTCTCGATCTCGGGTGTGGTTATGGATGGTTCGAAGAGGGATTGCGGGGCGGATTCGATATTGTAAGCGGCATTGACTGCCTTGCCGAAAACGAGACCCCCTTTTTGAAGGCTGCTCGCGGAATATCGAAAAC
The nucleotide sequence above comes from Deltaproteobacteria bacterium. Encoded proteins:
- the infC gene encoding translation initiation factor IF-3, yielding MAKDLRINRDIKAVTVRVIDEGDQFILSIADALAMAAKVGLDLVEVAPNSAPPVCRVMDYGKYRYQQSKKLQDARKSQTTIQVKEIRIRPKTEEHDLEVKIKHIKKFLSQGDKVKITMMFRGREIAYTDIGRRMMEEIKTALDGFCAIDQQPRLEGRNMIMIVAPKK
- the rpmI gene encoding 50S ribosomal protein L35 — encoded protein: MPKIKTHRGAAKRFSLTGTGKVKRNKAFASHILTTKTTKRKRNLRKSAVMDKANAKAIKKILPYL
- the pheT gene encoding phenylalanine--tRNA ligase subunit beta, encoding MQVSLRWLKDYVDIDIAPETLAQKLTMAGLEVEAVERRQPAFSGVVVAKILAKKQHPNADKLSLCDVTDGENVYSVVCGAPNILSGDIVPLAKTGALLQGGATIKETRIRGELSVGMLCSEVELGISSESSGVMILWRPSGDGSLDGCSFATSEVDKKPLTLGEELSSALDLQDIILNVGITPNRPDCLSVIGIAREIAALTGKKLKLPETALAENGEKVEQLTSVTVDDPDLCPRYSARIVKNIEIKPSPLWMRLRLEGSGMRAISNIVDVTNFVMLEMGQPLHAFDYRYLTEGRIVVRRSRAGEIFTTLDGKERELKPDMLLICDGVKPVAIGGVMGGINSEVNDDTETVLLESAYFDPASIRTSAKWLGMSTDAAFRFERGIDPEGVIKAQNRAARLMAKLSSGTICRGIIDCYPSQVKTAANIPLRVRRVGEIVGAEIKADEIVTALESLEMKVRKDDQAENAYLVTPPTFRRDIEREIDLIEEIVRIRGYESIPATLPLVTLEPVRRGKRKIVEDMIQGNLTGNGYSEVITYSFVSPQWIRRLGIEEGDDRSRLVHIKNPLTEDQSVMRTTLLCGLLETMKRNVRLSSCDLKIFETGKVFIAQGKDELPRERNHLGCLLTGIQDEDSWQSKKVADYYDLKGCAESILAALRIGAVKFSSGTKEPFLHPGKSSGIMVGSRYAGFLGELHGDVLEAFDLNNTAFVMEVDLDVITDVFSSQISFREVSRFPAINRDVALLVTKQIEADRVLSLVREGSEELLEKVCIFDVYEGKGVSEGLRSLGLRFTYRSPEKTLTDDEITGIHSRIVERVISATGACIRG
- a CDS encoding PxxKW family cysteine-rich protein, which produces MICQTIKEGKDCSFMTKKGCGFNGGSCHTILELCGDCSKVLAVPTGKYCLVYPNPASKWTTGKCPTATHTKSAIIESTQKINPLKASKRANKH
- the rplT gene encoding 50S ribosomal protein L20, encoding MPRVKRSITAKKKRRKIFKMAKGFFGARSRLLRTATEAVDRAMKYAYRDRRVRKREFRKLWIARINAAARGYDISYSRLIDGMNKACVALDRKILADLAVHDPQGFAAVVNIAKGELAA
- a CDS encoding PTS system mannose/fructose/sorbose family transporter subunit IID; protein product: MARKIFLSSLFIQSSFNYRGMQNLGFAFSLLPLARRLAGDEERLAALLTRHLQLFNTHPYLSAPIIGSVARMEEDNMEADKTGAAAVNLKNALMGPYAALGDSFFWGALKPLAAVFGVLLALQEYLLAPLALLLIYNPGHLWVRVRGFIEGYRRGKEGIDFIRYLELPWLTGRIRWLSLSGLSAIAALISHSIHTPSLGRPLEFLAPVAILSLIILCYWGIRNGISQVKIIYGMFIISFMLSY
- a CDS encoding MerR family transcriptional regulator; its protein translation is MVDLIPEKSYFRIGEVSKLLGVAPYVIRYWESEFKSIRPMRAKSDQRLYRKKDVEELMAIKELLYSEKFTISGAKKRLTEIKEQVEAAGSEQRLLTAIKEGLQELRKIVS
- a CDS encoding HPr family phosphocarrier protein, with the translated sequence MVEIKTFEIINKFGLHARPAAKLVSISTQYKARIFFERDGQQINGKSMLSVLTMACPQGSRITIRAEGRDAREAVMALGKVIEDKFGED
- the pheS gene encoding phenylalanine--tRNA ligase subunit alpha, whose protein sequence is MTKALSDLQRAAETELSAADTEEDLQAIRIRYLGRKGLLTTMLRDISSVDPKERPFFGKRCNEIKDLLTAAIDSALQEKTRLAKAKLLLQEGIDITLPGRGVRPGRLHPITQVLNEACAFFTGFGFSIEEGPEIELDYYNFEALNIPRNHPARDMQDTFYVEENIVLRTHTSPVQVRTMEKRRPPLRILSPGRVYRRDSDISHTPMFHQIEGLLVDKGITFSDLKGLLTAFLKDMFGGDTELRFRPSFFPFTEPSAEVDIRCVMCGGTGCRVCGQGGWLEILGSGMVDPAVFQNVGYDSEEFSGFAFGLGLERIAMLKYGISDIRMFFENDKRFLEQF